One genomic region from Vibrio sp. STUT-A11 encodes:
- a CDS encoding DUF1852 domain-containing protein gives MNKDFTFTINSICFDENYQPSDNTRITTNFANLARGNSRQSNLRNTLKMINNRFNSLASWDNTAGDRYSVELEIISVDLDIEGNGHPFPSIEVLKTNVVDHKTNERIEGIVGNNFSSYVRDYDFSVLLLDHNKNQTQFSIPDNFGDLHGKIFKSFVDSDVYKKNFKKTPVICLSVSDSKTYQRTENHHPVLGFEYQPNESSLTEQYFRKMGLQVRYFMPPNSVAPLAFYFFGDLLNDYTNLELISTISTMETFQKIYRPEIYNANSTAGKRYQPNLKNLDHSLTQIVYDREERSQLAIEQGKFTEENFIKPYKTILENWSVNYAL, from the coding sequence ATGAATAAAGACTTTACATTTACGATTAATAGCATTTGCTTTGATGAAAATTATCAGCCTTCTGATAATACGCGTATCACAACAAACTTTGCCAACTTGGCCAGAGGAAACAGCCGCCAAAGTAATTTACGTAACACTTTAAAGATGATTAACAATCGATTTAATTCCCTGGCGAGCTGGGATAACACCGCTGGCGATCGTTATTCAGTAGAACTGGAAATAATTTCTGTTGATCTGGATATTGAAGGCAATGGTCACCCCTTCCCTTCAATTGAAGTATTGAAAACGAATGTTGTTGATCATAAAACCAACGAACGCATTGAAGGCATTGTCGGCAATAACTTTTCTTCTTATGTACGAGACTATGATTTTAGCGTATTACTTTTAGATCATAACAAGAACCAAACTCAATTCAGCATTCCGGATAACTTTGGCGATTTACATGGCAAGATATTCAAGAGCTTTGTAGATTCAGATGTTTACAAGAAAAACTTTAAAAAAACACCCGTTATCTGTCTGAGCGTTTCGGACAGTAAGACCTATCAAAGGACTGAAAATCACCACCCTGTATTAGGTTTTGAATACCAGCCAAACGAGTCTTCTTTGACAGAGCAATACTTCAGGAAAATGGGCTTACAGGTCCGCTACTTCATGCCGCCAAACAGTGTCGCTCCTTTGGCCTTTTATTTCTTTGGTGATTTGCTTAACGATTACACCAATCTTGAGCTTATTAGTACGATTAGCACGATGGAAACCTTCCAAAAAATATATCGTCCTGAGATTTATAATGCGAATTCGACAGCAGGAAAACGCTATCAACCCAATTTAAAAAACCTCGATCATTCACTAACTCAAATCGTTTATGACCGAGAAGAGCGCAGTCAATTAGCTATTGAACAGGGTAAGTTTACTGAAGAAAACTTCATCAAGCCCTATAAAACGATTCTTGAGAATTGGTCAGTTAACTACGCTTTATAA
- a CDS encoding ABC transporter permease codes for MTDFIAKVAPMLIDGAWMTLKITFISVSIAALLALPMSILRVQSSRFYRWPVQLFISFFRGTPLIAQLFLLYYGSGQFRPWLMEMGMWGFFRDPVNCALLVFTLNSLAYQTEILRGAIQSVDAGEIEAAKSMGMNNSLLYRHIVMPLAYRIAFPALGNECILMLKGGAVASVITVMDLMGQTRRAFSQTFDISTYFLAAAMYLVIATVFVMAWRQAERYLYRHQIQRAPGTQPATVATT; via the coding sequence ATGACAGATTTTATTGCTAAGGTGGCTCCGATGTTGATCGATGGGGCATGGATGACGCTGAAAATCACCTTTATTTCAGTTTCGATAGCGGCTTTGCTGGCATTACCTATGTCAATCTTGCGTGTTCAATCATCGCGGTTCTATCGCTGGCCAGTACAGCTATTTATCTCTTTCTTTCGTGGAACGCCGCTGATTGCTCAGTTATTTCTGCTTTATTACGGCTCAGGCCAGTTTCGTCCTTGGCTAATGGAAATGGGGATGTGGGGCTTTTTCCGCGATCCAGTCAACTGTGCGCTTTTGGTGTTTACCCTCAACTCACTGGCTTATCAGACCGAGATATTGCGCGGTGCGATTCAGTCCGTAGACGCGGGTGAGATAGAAGCGGCTAAGTCAATGGGTATGAATAATAGTTTGTTGTACCGACACATTGTGATGCCGCTTGCGTATCGTATTGCTTTTCCTGCCTTGGGTAACGAGTGCATTCTAATGCTTAAAGGCGGCGCGGTCGCGAGTGTGATTACCGTGATGGACTTGATGGGGCAAACTCGCCGCGCATTTTCTCAGACTTTTGATATCTCGACGTACTTTCTGGCGGCAGCGATGTATTTGGTCATTGCCACTGTATTTGTAATGGCCTGGCGTCAGGCAGAACGTTACCTCTATCGTCATCAGATCCAGCGAGCGCCTGGTACACAGCCAGCGACTGTCGCTACGACCTGA
- a CDS encoding nitronate monooxygenase, with translation MNSRYKDLLGTELCVIQSPMAGVQGSDLAIAVSEAGGLGSLPCGMLSIDQIISEIELIKAATSKPFNLNFFCHEAFPFNQQRQAIWKNELKPFFDELDLDMKLAAGGANRVPFSHEIADAIEPFSPEFISFHFGLPDSDLLERVKRWGTKVVSSATTVEEALWLESRGVDGIIAQGIEAGGHRGMFLSKDISTQMGLVALLPQIVNRVNVPAIAAGGIADSRSVQSCLQLGATAVQVGTAYLLCKEAQTSPLHRQALKEAKSQHTALTNIFSGKPARGIVNRAMRELGYMSASVPEFPFASIEMAQLRKQAESQGMDDFSPLWCGQNTQGCQEISAREMTLQLAGLR, from the coding sequence ATGAACTCAAGATATAAAGATTTATTAGGTACTGAACTTTGCGTTATCCAGTCGCCGATGGCGGGTGTGCAAGGAAGTGATCTGGCCATTGCTGTGAGTGAAGCGGGAGGGCTAGGCTCTTTACCTTGCGGTATGTTAAGCATTGACCAAATCATCAGTGAAATTGAGTTAATTAAAGCGGCAACGAGCAAACCGTTTAACCTCAACTTCTTCTGTCATGAAGCTTTTCCTTTCAATCAACAGCGTCAAGCGATTTGGAAAAATGAGTTAAAACCGTTTTTTGATGAACTTGATTTAGATATGAAGCTTGCGGCTGGTGGCGCGAACAGGGTGCCATTTAGCCATGAGATAGCGGATGCGATTGAACCGTTTTCTCCGGAGTTCATTAGCTTTCATTTTGGTCTGCCCGATAGTGATTTATTAGAGCGAGTCAAACGATGGGGCACCAAAGTCGTGTCATCTGCGACGACGGTAGAGGAAGCACTTTGGTTAGAGTCTCGCGGAGTAGATGGTATTATTGCGCAAGGAATAGAAGCAGGAGGTCACCGTGGAATGTTCTTATCCAAAGATATCTCTACGCAAATGGGGTTGGTGGCACTTCTTCCTCAAATTGTAAACCGGGTCAATGTTCCTGCGATAGCTGCCGGTGGTATAGCGGACAGCCGCTCAGTACAGTCTTGTTTGCAACTAGGAGCGACAGCAGTACAAGTCGGGACGGCTTATCTATTATGTAAAGAAGCTCAAACGTCGCCACTGCATAGACAGGCTTTGAAAGAAGCGAAATCACAACATACCGCATTAACGAACATTTTTTCTGGTAAACCAGCTCGTGGCATTGTCAATCGAGCAATGAGAGAACTGGGTTATATGAGCGCGTCCGTGCCGGAATTCCCATTCGCCTCGATTGAAATGGCGCAACTACGAAAACAAGCCGAGAGCCAGGGCATGGATGACTTCTCGCCTTTATGGTGCGGCCAAAATACGCAAGGTTGCCAAGAAATATCGGCAAGAGAGATGACACTCCAGTTAGCTGGGCTGCGTTAA
- a CDS encoding c-type cytochrome, with product MKHNKIKERVFPLSVALIALSNDVALADEALIAAGEQQAMVCKACHQFEPDGVTVVGPPLWGLAERTIASFEGFDYSEGIKQHQGKWDAEKLDAFIASPEEFAPGTNMVYPGVKDPGARAAIIAWLATKNPSPPDWVTPSSGMEVKSAGDGILTPGENMELVAAICSACHSLHMVAQQGLSRKRWDSMLDWMIEEQGMEDLAGDDREAVLDYLSTYYGQ from the coding sequence GTGAAACACAACAAAATCAAGGAGCGGGTCTTCCCGCTCTCAGTTGCGCTAATTGCCCTTTCTAATGATGTTGCTCTAGCTGACGAAGCGTTGATTGCAGCCGGCGAACAACAAGCCATGGTATGCAAAGCCTGTCACCAATTTGAGCCAGACGGAGTTACGGTTGTTGGCCCTCCGCTATGGGGACTGGCAGAGCGCACTATCGCCAGTTTTGAGGGTTTCGATTACAGCGAAGGAATCAAACAACACCAAGGAAAATGGGATGCTGAAAAGCTAGATGCATTCATAGCTTCACCAGAAGAGTTTGCTCCAGGAACCAATATGGTGTACCCGGGGGTAAAAGATCCAGGCGCGCGCGCCGCGATCATCGCTTGGCTTGCCACGAAAAACCCTTCACCTCCTGATTGGGTCACCCCTTCGTCTGGTATGGAGGTCAAATCAGCGGGCGATGGCATCTTAACACCAGGGGAAAACATGGAACTTGTGGCGGCTATATGTTCGGCATGTCACTCTTTACATATGGTCGCCCAACAGGGCTTAAGCAGAAAGCGTTGGGATAGCATGCTCGACTGGATGATAGAAGAGCAAGGTATGGAAGATCTAGCTGGCGATGATCGAGAAGCCGTGCTTGATTATTTGTCAACGTATTATGGTCAGTAG
- a CDS encoding ABC transporter substrate-binding protein produces the protein MMSKGKFLGALLATSVAVAASAGVNAETIKIGTEGAYPPFNYYTADGQLAGFDIEIGKALCSEMKVECEFVAQDWDGIIPALLAGKYDMILASMFITDERKQQVSFSAPYQASAMTFVVDKQSGIKDVSPEAMKGMIIGAQGSTTQAEYLLAKYPDSEVRLYPTQDAVNLDLVSGRIDAQAGDIMPMTDWLSSEDGACCEKAGNLITDRQYVGDGVGIAFRKEDQELRQRLDQALVNIIKNGTYQKINDEFFSINLLTLK, from the coding sequence ATGATGTCAAAAGGAAAATTTTTAGGTGCTTTGCTTGCTACCTCCGTGGCCGTCGCTGCTTCAGCGGGCGTTAACGCAGAAACAATCAAAATTGGTACAGAGGGCGCTTATCCTCCGTTTAATTACTACACCGCTGATGGCCAGCTAGCCGGGTTCGATATCGAAATTGGTAAAGCACTCTGTAGCGAGATGAAAGTCGAATGTGAGTTCGTCGCTCAGGATTGGGACGGTATTATTCCGGCGCTTTTGGCGGGTAAATACGACATGATTCTGGCTTCCATGTTTATTACCGATGAGCGCAAACAACAAGTTTCTTTTAGCGCTCCGTATCAGGCGTCTGCGATGACGTTTGTTGTCGATAAACAGTCAGGTATTAAAGATGTGTCTCCAGAGGCGATGAAAGGCATGATCATTGGTGCACAGGGCTCAACAACACAGGCTGAGTATCTATTGGCGAAATACCCAGATTCTGAAGTGCGTTTATACCCTACTCAGGATGCGGTGAACCTCGATCTGGTTAGTGGCCGTATTGACGCTCAAGCGGGCGACATCATGCCAATGACGGACTGGCTAAGCTCTGAAGATGGCGCGTGTTGTGAGAAAGCCGGCAACCTGATCACGGATCGTCAATACGTTGGAGATGGCGTGGGTATCGCATTTCGTAAAGAGGATCAGGAACTTCGCCAACGTTTAGATCAGGCGTTAGTGAACATCATCAAAAATGGTACTTACCAGAAAATAAACGATGAGTTCTTCTCGATTAACTTACTGACTCTGAAATAA
- a CDS encoding LysR family transcriptional regulator, whose amino-acid sequence MIYIAYRYGVFAQVTIQGKKDMLNPKDRLLRNLDWNLLYTFLTIVNEGGISAAARKLSLSQPSVSNALKRLEEHVDKRLILRKKGVFSLTLHGMRVYEYASSVSRIIGNMADQFVDQADNIQGELTIEVASHLQCPAFDSTLMNYHALYPNVIFNVNTHPSADIVSHVADGLLHIGLSNKKIAKTGIRCDFLGYEQMGFYCGRTHPSFGREDLTLDEIKGLPYISFESDQPGEGLDAIAHFREQQQFWGKLVAVSSNVEEVRRMIMAGIGFGALTVESAKPYVAQGLLWPLPPYESLPVTEMYLVTPETVSLSDIEVQFVKLLKQQTQELVRDTLNAIQSAHHQPQGD is encoded by the coding sequence ATGATATACATAGCCTATCGCTATGGGGTATTCGCTCAAGTAACCATTCAAGGAAAGAAGGACATGCTCAACCCTAAAGACCGCCTTTTACGTAATCTCGACTGGAACTTACTGTATACGTTTTTAACCATTGTTAACGAAGGTGGTATCAGTGCTGCTGCGCGCAAGTTGTCGCTCAGCCAACCCAGCGTAAGTAATGCGTTAAAACGACTTGAAGAGCACGTAGATAAACGCCTCATCCTGCGTAAAAAAGGCGTGTTCTCTCTTACTCTGCATGGGATGCGAGTTTACGAGTATGCGTCATCAGTAAGTCGTATCATCGGCAACATGGCGGATCAATTTGTTGATCAAGCGGATAATATTCAAGGCGAGTTGACGATTGAGGTAGCCAGTCATCTGCAGTGCCCGGCGTTCGATTCCACACTGATGAACTATCACGCGCTGTACCCGAATGTTATTTTTAACGTTAATACCCATCCAAGCGCTGATATCGTCAGTCACGTCGCTGACGGTTTGTTGCACATCGGATTGAGTAATAAGAAAATAGCCAAAACAGGCATTCGCTGTGACTTTCTCGGCTATGAGCAGATGGGATTCTATTGCGGACGAACCCACCCGAGCTTTGGACGCGAAGATTTAACCCTGGATGAAATTAAAGGCTTGCCCTACATCTCTTTTGAAAGTGACCAGCCTGGAGAAGGACTGGACGCTATCGCCCACTTTCGTGAACAACAGCAGTTTTGGGGTAAATTAGTTGCCGTTTCGTCCAATGTTGAGGAAGTTCGTCGCATGATCATGGCAGGCATCGGCTTCGGCGCACTGACTGTCGAAAGCGCCAAACCTTACGTTGCACAAGGACTGCTGTGGCCACTTCCTCCCTATGAATCACTGCCCGTGACCGAAATGTATCTTGTAACGCCAGAAACGGTCTCATTGAGCGATATTGAAGTGCAGTTTGTAAAGCTGCTCAAGCAACAAACTCAGGAACTGGTGCGCGATACGCTCAATGCGATTCAGAGTGCTCATCATCAACCTCAGGGAGATTAA
- a CDS encoding methionine synthase: protein MKKLLPTSTSGSLPKPSWLAQPETLWSPWKLQGEELTAGKQDALRISLQEQQFADIDIVSDGEQTRQHFVTTFIEHLSGVDFENRKTVKIRDRYDASVPTVVGPVSRQKPVFVEDAKFLRQQTDKPIKWALPGPMTMIDTLYDDHYKSREKLAWEFAKILNQEAKELEAAGVDIIQFDEPAFNVFFDEVNDWGIAALERAIEGLKCETVVHICYGYGIKANTDWKKTLGSEWRQYEEVFPKLQKSNIDIISLECHNSRVPIELLGLLRGKKVMVGAIDVATDTIETAEEVANTLRKALEFVDADKLYPCTNCGMAPLSRQIARGKLNALSAGADIVRRELLA, encoded by the coding sequence ATGAAAAAATTATTACCTACTTCGACGTCAGGCAGTTTACCTAAACCTTCTTGGCTTGCTCAACCTGAAACACTTTGGTCACCTTGGAAATTACAAGGTGAAGAACTTACGGCCGGCAAACAGGATGCATTACGTATCTCTTTGCAAGAACAACAATTCGCAGATATTGATATTGTTAGCGATGGTGAACAAACGCGACAACACTTTGTAACGACGTTTATTGAGCATCTCAGCGGCGTTGATTTTGAGAATCGCAAAACGGTTAAAATTCGTGATCGCTATGATGCAAGCGTTCCAACCGTAGTGGGCCCTGTTTCTCGCCAAAAGCCAGTTTTTGTCGAAGATGCTAAGTTCTTGCGCCAGCAGACCGATAAACCCATCAAATGGGCATTGCCAGGTCCTATGACGATGATCGATACGCTGTACGATGACCATTATAAAAGCCGTGAAAAACTGGCCTGGGAATTTGCCAAAATACTCAACCAAGAAGCAAAAGAACTCGAAGCTGCGGGTGTGGACATCATCCAATTTGATGAGCCTGCGTTTAATGTGTTCTTTGACGAAGTCAATGATTGGGGCATCGCAGCATTAGAAAGAGCCATTGAAGGTCTGAAATGTGAAACGGTTGTCCACATATGCTATGGCTATGGCATCAAAGCCAATACCGACTGGAAAAAAACCTTGGGTTCTGAGTGGCGTCAATACGAAGAAGTCTTTCCAAAGCTGCAAAAATCTAACATCGATATCATCTCATTAGAATGTCACAACTCTCGAGTTCCTATCGAGTTACTCGGGCTGCTTCGCGGTAAAAAAGTGATGGTGGGAGCAATTGATGTCGCTACCGATACGATTGAGACCGCAGAAGAAGTCGCCAATACACTGCGCAAAGCTCTTGAGTTTGTTGATGCCGATAAGCTTTACCCTTGCACCAACTGTGGCATGGCACCGTTGTCTCGCCAGATAGCGAGAGGCAAACTTAATGCCTTAAGTGCCGGGGCTGACATCGTTAGAAGAGAACTATTGGCTTAA
- the dgcN gene encoding N-acetyltransferase DgcN, with the protein MNKIELKTPYLVFLGDANDLLMAKVAKGVAHWRPEKCLAQYRLPGAKADLGIAEMSPREAAACGAKTFILGLAPVGGTLPMAWVDILIEAMESGMDVASGLHMRLNDVPELVAAAERTGQQLLDVRVPQGPMVCGTGLPRAGKRLLSVGTDCCVGKMFTTLAIHHEMEKRGIPATFRATGQTGILIEGSGVPVDAVVSDFISGMVETLSPDNAPEHWDIIEGQGSLMHPAYAGVSLGLLHGAQADVIIVCHEAGRTQMDEMEGFSVPDLQTVIDINLTMGRVTNPNIRLGGIALNTVNLSEEEALAEIARLEKQFGVPVVDPVRIGVAKIVDGIEEVCYA; encoded by the coding sequence ATGAACAAGATTGAATTGAAAACGCCTTATTTGGTGTTTCTGGGCGATGCAAATGATCTTCTGATGGCGAAAGTAGCCAAAGGTGTGGCTCACTGGCGACCAGAGAAATGTCTGGCGCAATACCGACTTCCGGGCGCGAAGGCAGACCTTGGCATCGCGGAAATGTCACCGCGTGAGGCGGCTGCGTGCGGCGCGAAAACCTTTATTCTTGGTCTCGCGCCAGTAGGTGGCACGTTGCCGATGGCTTGGGTTGATATTCTAATTGAAGCGATGGAATCAGGTATGGACGTAGCAAGCGGTCTTCACATGCGTCTAAACGACGTTCCTGAACTGGTTGCCGCTGCTGAGCGCACTGGACAGCAATTGTTAGATGTTCGTGTACCACAAGGACCAATGGTATGTGGCACGGGTCTTCCTCGTGCAGGTAAACGTTTGTTAAGTGTTGGTACCGACTGCTGCGTGGGCAAAATGTTTACGACTCTGGCGATTCATCATGAGATGGAAAAACGCGGTATTCCGGCAACGTTCCGCGCCACTGGCCAAACCGGTATTCTTATTGAAGGTAGCGGTGTGCCTGTGGATGCTGTGGTTTCTGACTTCATTTCTGGCATGGTTGAAACGCTCTCTCCAGATAACGCACCGGAACATTGGGACATTATCGAAGGGCAGGGCTCACTTATGCATCCAGCTTACGCGGGTGTAAGCTTGGGCTTGTTACATGGTGCTCAAGCGGATGTGATCATCGTATGTCATGAGGCTGGTCGCACCCAAATGGATGAAATGGAAGGTTTCAGCGTTCCGGATTTACAAACGGTTATCGACATTAACCTTACCATGGGCCGTGTGACCAACCCGAATATTCGTCTGGGCGGTATAGCGCTGAACACGGTGAATTTAAGTGAAGAAGAGGCACTCGCTGAAATCGCACGCCTTGAGAAACAATTTGGTGTACCTGTGGTCGACCCAGTCCGTATCGGCGTGGCGAAAATCGTCGATGGCATCGAAGAGGTTTGCTATGCGTAA
- a CDS encoding molybdopterin-dependent oxidoreductase, giving the protein MSENEKNKPQGIYKYYEKNPESADKKVFGRVSYPDRRGFLKGAGLATMAAVLGGAIPFHRNMPAGIIPAAFAEGLDDVMIEGKDGLTVLNDRPMNAETPPHLLNDDITPTRRHFIRNNGIPPTEVKAEAWSLTIDGLVDKPMSLTIADLKKDFDVIEQQLVVECGGNGRAFFDPKASGNQWTYGAVACSSWTGVRLADVLKAAGVKDGAVYTAHYGADKHLSGQEDKLPISRGVPIAKAMGSENLIAFEQNGEPLHPMNGAPLRLVVPGWPGSCSQKWLTRIQIRDQIHDGPKMTGTSYRVPNRPVAPGEEVAKEDFEIIERMPVKSLITSPQTNSQVAGNEVAVRGHAWSGDRKVTKVQLSIDFGATWMDADLADPANEGAWQTFNAKVKFPQPGYYEVWAKATDDQNVSQPFAIAWNPKGYLNNTFHRVALVVKG; this is encoded by the coding sequence ATGAGTGAGAACGAGAAAAACAAGCCGCAAGGGATCTATAAATATTATGAAAAAAATCCTGAGTCTGCGGATAAGAAAGTCTTTGGCCGAGTCAGTTACCCAGACAGGCGGGGCTTCTTAAAAGGTGCAGGGTTAGCCACCATGGCAGCCGTGCTTGGCGGAGCCATTCCCTTCCACCGAAATATGCCCGCAGGTATTATTCCAGCGGCTTTTGCGGAAGGGCTAGACGATGTGATGATTGAAGGTAAAGATGGTCTGACTGTACTCAACGACCGGCCCATGAATGCCGAAACACCACCTCATCTTCTTAATGACGACATCACCCCGACACGCAGACACTTTATACGCAACAATGGTATCCCACCGACCGAAGTCAAGGCCGAAGCTTGGAGCTTAACCATCGATGGTTTAGTGGACAAACCCATGTCACTGACGATTGCCGATTTGAAGAAAGACTTCGATGTTATTGAGCAACAACTCGTTGTGGAATGTGGCGGTAATGGCCGTGCGTTTTTCGATCCCAAAGCGTCTGGTAATCAATGGACTTATGGTGCGGTTGCCTGCTCAAGCTGGACGGGAGTGAGGCTAGCTGATGTTCTCAAAGCGGCTGGAGTCAAAGACGGTGCGGTTTATACGGCACACTACGGTGCAGATAAACACCTTTCTGGTCAGGAAGACAAATTACCGATATCTCGTGGCGTGCCCATTGCCAAAGCCATGGGATCGGAAAACCTTATCGCTTTCGAACAAAACGGAGAACCACTTCACCCAATGAATGGGGCGCCTTTGCGTTTGGTGGTGCCGGGCTGGCCGGGTTCCTGCTCGCAAAAATGGCTGACACGAATTCAAATCCGCGATCAGATTCACGACGGCCCTAAAATGACAGGCACCTCCTATCGCGTACCAAACCGACCAGTCGCACCTGGTGAAGAAGTCGCAAAAGAGGATTTTGAGATCATTGAACGCATGCCAGTGAAATCACTTATCACTTCACCACAAACCAACTCCCAAGTTGCAGGAAACGAAGTAGCAGTGCGCGGTCATGCCTGGTCTGGTGATCGTAAAGTGACCAAAGTCCAGCTCTCTATCGATTTTGGCGCAACATGGATGGATGCCGATCTCGCCGATCCAGCAAACGAGGGAGCATGGCAAACCTTTAATGCTAAAGTGAAATTCCCTCAGCCTGGATATTACGAAGTTTGGGCAAAAGCCACAGATGATCAGAATGTTAGCCAACCTTTTGCCATCGCTTGGAATCCAAAAGGATACCTGAACAACACCTTCCATCGCGTAGCGTTAGTGGTTAAGGGGTAA
- a CDS encoding ABC transporter permease subunit (The N-terminal region of this protein, as described by TIGR01726, is a three transmembrane segment that identifies a subfamily of ABC transporter permease subunits, which specificities that include histidine, arginine, glutamine, glutamate, L-cystine (sic), the opines (in Agrobacterium) octopine and nopaline, etc.), whose translation MDYLMYLSLGDTGWGDELLKGIVVTLGLALCALPVGLFLGTGVAALSISTHKSHRWFANVYTTVLRGLPELLTLFIIYHGVGLLINKTLKWLDPSNGFFELNPFGAGVIALGLVFSGYAAEVLRGAWKAMDKGQREAGYALALSRLQIFWLIERPQLLRLALPGLGNLWINLLKDTALVSVIALDDLMRAANIAVGATKKPFLFYLTVCLAYWAVCLCCERLLAVMEQHSKRGIRVSR comes from the coding sequence ATGGATTATCTGATGTATCTGAGTCTGGGTGACACTGGCTGGGGAGACGAGCTGCTTAAAGGCATAGTGGTGACTCTGGGATTAGCTCTGTGTGCTTTACCTGTGGGATTATTTTTGGGAACGGGCGTGGCCGCGCTGTCGATAAGTACACACAAGAGCCACCGTTGGTTTGCCAATGTTTATACCACGGTTCTGCGCGGTCTTCCGGAGTTGTTAACCCTGTTTATCATCTACCATGGCGTCGGTCTGCTGATTAACAAAACACTTAAATGGCTTGACCCGAGTAACGGTTTTTTTGAACTCAATCCGTTTGGTGCAGGTGTGATTGCACTCGGTCTGGTTTTTAGCGGCTACGCGGCGGAAGTGCTACGTGGTGCCTGGAAGGCAATGGATAAAGGTCAGCGTGAGGCAGGATATGCACTCGCGTTGTCCAGACTTCAAATATTCTGGCTGATCGAGCGCCCACAGTTACTGCGTTTGGCTCTGCCGGGGTTAGGTAACTTGTGGATCAACTTATTAAAGGATACCGCTCTGGTGTCGGTCATTGCACTCGATGACTTGATGCGTGCAGCGAACATCGCTGTAGGTGCAACTAAAAAGCCATTTTTGTTCTACCTGACGGTTTGTTTGGCCTATTGGGCGGTGTGCTTGTGCTGCGAAAGATTATTGGCAGTCATGGAGCAACACTCAAAACGTGGTATTCGAGTGAGTCGCTAA
- the dgcA gene encoding N-acetyl-D-Glu racemase DgcA → MRKMSVRVERWPLHEPFVISRMDPMLHGEVVVVEIEQDGLVGRGECERMNVFEPDYPYDVLADVESVVQAVESGISREELRELLPSAAPRNAVDCALFELETKLKQQPAWQMAGFSDAPQPVTTVFTLSLDSAEKMGKAAAAQKHRPILKLKLGRDGDLERVRSVREAAPNTRLVIDANTGWSFAQLCEYLPVLAELGVEMVEQPLSFEEEHLLETITPLLPITADESCIDRSSLAALKGRYQAVNIKLDKTGGMTEALALLKDAQEMGFEVMVGCMIGTSLAMAPALLLAQQARWVDIDGPLLLSEDRTPALNYRESVVEPAEGVWG, encoded by the coding sequence ATGCGTAAGATGAGTGTGCGCGTTGAAAGGTGGCCACTGCATGAGCCATTTGTCATTTCACGCATGGATCCAATGTTGCATGGTGAAGTCGTGGTGGTTGAGATTGAACAAGATGGACTCGTAGGGCGTGGCGAGTGTGAACGGATGAACGTCTTCGAGCCCGATTACCCTTACGATGTCTTGGCCGATGTTGAGTCTGTTGTTCAAGCGGTAGAGTCAGGCATTAGCCGTGAAGAACTACGTGAATTGCTTCCATCTGCAGCGCCACGCAATGCCGTTGACTGTGCTTTATTTGAATTGGAAACCAAGCTAAAACAACAACCTGCATGGCAAATGGCGGGTTTTAGCGACGCACCTCAGCCAGTAACAACGGTATTCACTTTATCACTCGATAGTGCTGAAAAAATGGGCAAAGCGGCTGCCGCGCAAAAACATCGCCCAATTCTGAAGCTAAAACTTGGTCGTGACGGTGACTTAGAACGTGTCCGTTCGGTACGAGAGGCGGCACCAAATACACGTTTGGTGATTGATGCTAACACCGGTTGGAGCTTTGCACAGCTGTGTGAGTACTTGCCAGTTCTGGCTGAACTCGGTGTCGAAATGGTTGAGCAGCCGTTGTCGTTCGAAGAAGAGCACTTACTGGAAACGATCACGCCGTTGTTACCTATTACGGCTGATGAGTCTTGTATTGATCGTTCCTCGCTAGCCGCTCTGAAAGGACGTTATCAGGCGGTGAATATTAAACTGGATAAAACTGGTGGTATGACAGAAGCATTGGCTCTACTTAAAGATGCGCAGGAGATGGGTTTTGAAGTGATGGTCGGCTGCATGATTGGTACCTCTCTCGCCATGGCCCCGGCACTGCTTCTCGCTCAACAAGCTCGGTGGGTCGATATTGATGGTCCGTTGCTGTTATCCGAAGACAGAACACCAGCGCTCAACTATCGCGAGAGCGTAGTCGAGCCGGCAGAAGGTGTATGGGGATAA